A window of Lytechinus pictus isolate F3 Inbred chromosome 7, Lp3.0, whole genome shotgun sequence contains these coding sequences:
- the LOC129265896 gene encoding peptidyl-prolyl cis-trans isomerase FKBP2-like produces MISLKSLFVLCLVSLCCFGYVTGEKSKKLQIGVKKKVENCSSRSRNGDRLSMHYTGKLEDGTEFDSSIPRKQPFDFTLGAGQVIKGWDQGLLNMCEGEKRKLVIPSDLGYGDRGAPPKIPGGATLIFEVELLKINRKETDEL; encoded by the exons ATGATCTCTCTTAAGTCATTGTTTGTCCTTTGTCTGGTATCACTGTGCTGTTTTGGATATGTTACTGGAGAGAAAAGCAAGAAACTACAGATCGGTGTGAAGAAGAAGGTGGAAAACTGCTCTTCAAGATCACGCAATGGAGACCGCCTTTCCATGCATTACACT GGTAAATTAGAAGATGGAACAGAATTTGATAGCAGCATTCCAAGGAAACAACCCTTTGACTTTACACTTGGAGCTGGGCAAGTTATCAAAGGCTGGGATCAAGGTCTACTGAA TATGTGTGAAGGAGAGAAGAGGAAGCTTGTTATCCCATCAGATCTTGGATATGGTGATAGGGGAGCACCCCCTAAGATCCCAG gtGGAGCCACTTTGATCTTTGAGGTAGAACTACTGAAGATTAATAGGAAAGAAACAGACGAACTATGA
- the LOC129264703 gene encoding uncharacterized protein LOC129264703 encodes MTAQCMGNFGAHKWRYPEFVAERYGRSNRSEPESQPTKQDDVAIHGVSDQTVWVNKRYIPTDLRSTAPVPRHKLLAPRRLPQAERHWVPLGEASLRQFSRAMEERELYVSQPSSRSEDWSTLRQILPSKGLPLRHSPPNWGTGSAYAPPMIGARQRRFPHINSPMTRYVDDMHTTHKLFKLH; translated from the exons ATGACGGCACAATGTATGGGGAACTTTGGAGCCCACAAATGGCGTTATCCAGAATTTGTTGCTGAGCGATATGGCCGTTCAAATAGATCTGAGCCAGAAAGTCAACCCACTAAACAAGATGATGTTGCGATCCATGGGGTAAGCGATCAGACCGTGTGGGTCAACAAGCGGTACATCCCGACCGATCTCCGCAGCACCGCCCCGGTACCTCGCCACAAGCTGCTAGCTCCACGTCGTCTGCCTCAGGCCGAGAGACACTGGGTGCCGTTGGGAGAGGCCTCTCTTCGACAGTTCTCAAGGGCAATGGAAGAGAGAGAACTCTACGTTTCTCAACCGAGTTCGAGGTCTGAAGATTGGTCTACCCTTCGACAAATACTGCCATCAAAAGGACTACCATTAAGACATAGCCCACCGAACTGGGGTACGGGCAGTGCCTATGCCCCACCAATGATCGGAGCAAGACAAAGGCGGTTTCCTCATATAAACAGTCCAATGACAAG ATATGTGGATGACATGCATACAACGCACAAACTTTTCAAGCTTCATTAA
- the LOC129264702 gene encoding fasciculation and elongation protein zeta-2-like — translation MSLVQLNEVLEELDQTVKEYSEVLVQQLALREDLDYEKETKNSFISALLSVQNKIKGRSGTGNNGTPKQKAKQQPLSLLSNKLKLKNGIEPGMYLTTRIPYHKDAPPDLETLRIITKILKAIDEDSKEVPDLLTNYILKVLFPAGADPSQASSLYVAQR, via the exons ATGTCACTGGTACAACTCAACGAAGTCCTAGAAGAGTTGGACCAAACCGTCAAAGAATACTCCGAGGTTCTGGTCCAGCAACTGGCCCTGAGAGAGGACCTAGACTATGAGAAGGAGACCAAGAACTCTTTCATCTCGGCTCTACTCAGCGTTCAGAATAAGATCAAGGGTCGAAGTGGAACAGGAAACAATGGAACACCGAAGCAGAAAGCAAAGCAGCAACCCCTTTCCCTACTCAGCAATAAACTGAAACTCAAGAATGGCATCGAACCAGGCATG TATCTGACAACGAGAATACCATACCACAAAGATGCCCCACCAGATCTCGAAACTCTGAGGATAATTACAAAAA TATTGAAAGCAATTGATGAGGACAGCAAAGAAGTGCCTGACTTGCTGACAAACTACATCTTAAAAG TACTGTTTCCAGCTGGAGCAGACCCAAGCCAGGCATCATCACTCTATGTTGCTCAAAGATAA